A stretch of the Nitratireductor thuwali genome encodes the following:
- a CDS encoding TRAP transporter small permease — MSQPTDNSGIAVTPEEEDLSDVRVDDYLVLGVFWALAFVVFLQFFTRYVLNNSLGWTEEIARFLLIGVTFIGAIMAVRKESHIAVELFYRYLPRRGRFVLQVAVDVISLLFYGVTAWLCTQMAQKTQQMMVSIDVPKSVVYWIVAACFFAMAVYAVLVLIRHLRTGSSRLIDPETFAVTGKNI, encoded by the coding sequence ATGTCACAGCCAACCGACAATAGCGGCATTGCCGTCACGCCCGAGGAAGAAGACCTGTCCGACGTCCGGGTGGACGACTACCTGGTTCTCGGCGTCTTCTGGGCTCTGGCCTTCGTGGTCTTTCTGCAGTTCTTCACCCGTTACGTGCTCAACAATTCGCTGGGCTGGACGGAGGAGATCGCGCGCTTCCTGCTGATCGGGGTCACCTTCATCGGCGCCATCATGGCGGTGCGCAAGGAAAGCCACATCGCGGTGGAACTTTTTTACCGCTACCTGCCGCGCCGCGGCCGCTTCGTGCTCCAGGTCGCGGTCGATGTGATCTCGCTCCTGTTTTACGGAGTCACCGCCTGGCTGTGCACCCAGATGGCTCAGAAGACGCAGCAGATGATGGTGTCCATCGACGTGCCGAAATCGGTCGTCTACTGGATCGTCGCCGCCTGCTTTTTCGCGATGGCCGTCTATGCCGTGCTGGTGCTGATAAGGCACCTGCGGACCGGCAGCAGCCGCCTCATCGATCCGGAAACCTTCGCCGTAACAGGCAAGAACATCTAG
- a CDS encoding sialic acid TRAP transporter substrate-binding protein SiaP: MLAMPASAQTVLKWAHVYESSEPYHTCAVEASDRLKAATEDRYAIEVFPASSLGKEVDINEGLGLGTVDIIYTGQLFAGRAYGPIAIGGAPYMFRDYDHWDKYRNSDLFAELSAGYEEATGNHITSLTYYGERHVTSNKEIQQPSDMEGLKIRVPNAPLYMMFPKAVGANPTPIAFAEVYLALQQGTVDAQENPLPTIQAKKFYEVQDYITLTGHITDALLTIVGGPTWSSMDEADREALETVLDETAACATQQIIDQEKELVQWFRDEGVTVNEPDRTPFREATMKLHNSEDATWDQETYDRLQSIE; encoded by the coding sequence ATGCTTGCCATGCCCGCATCGGCCCAGACGGTACTGAAGTGGGCCCATGTCTATGAATCGAGCGAGCCCTATCACACCTGCGCCGTGGAAGCTTCGGACAGGCTGAAGGCGGCTACCGAAGATCGCTATGCCATAGAGGTCTTCCCGGCTTCCTCACTCGGCAAGGAAGTCGACATCAATGAAGGGCTGGGCCTGGGCACCGTCGACATCATCTATACGGGCCAGCTCTTTGCCGGTCGCGCCTATGGTCCCATCGCCATCGGCGGCGCGCCCTACATGTTCCGCGACTATGATCACTGGGACAAGTACCGCAATTCCGATCTCTTCGCCGAATTGTCTGCCGGCTATGAAGAGGCCACGGGCAATCACATCACCTCGCTGACCTATTACGGCGAGCGCCATGTGACCTCCAACAAGGAGATCCAGCAGCCGAGCGACATGGAAGGCTTGAAGATCCGCGTGCCGAACGCGCCGCTCTACATGATGTTCCCGAAGGCCGTTGGCGCCAATCCCACGCCGATCGCCTTCGCCGAAGTCTATCTGGCCCTGCAGCAGGGCACGGTGGACGCACAGGAAAACCCGCTGCCCACCATCCAGGCCAAGAAGTTCTACGAGGTCCAGGACTACATCACGCTGACCGGCCACATCACGGATGCGCTGTTGACCATCGTCGGCGGGCCGACGTGGAGCTCCATGGACGAAGCGGACCGCGAGGCGCTCGAGACGGTGCTGGACGAGACCGCTGCCTGCGCCACACAGCAGATCATCGACCAGGAAAAGGAACTGGTTCAGTGGTTCCGTGACGAGGGTGTTACGGTCAACGAACCGGACCGTACGCCGTTCCGCGAGGCGACGATGAAGCTTCACAATAGCGAGGACGCGACCTGGGACCAGGAGACCTACGACCGGCTTCAGTCGATCGAATAG
- a CDS encoding GntR family transcriptional regulator, translating to MTSSTNIASKGVAERVGATDRVADALRQAIVTLEVAPGTPLDKAELTTRFGVSRFPISEALNRLKSEGLVDIRPQSGSSVSLIRLADVMENLFIRRALEADVAEALARAPDDRMMEDLRRNMRYQKAAVEADDREGFHSLDIAFHDRMVRALDYPKLRAIVESVRLGLDRVRRLLGTPRRHAVTYAEHLAIIGALERADPPAARAAMAAHIDAVIAELQTFSGEHPEVFADRAASANPER from the coding sequence ATGACATCAAGCACCAATATCGCGAGCAAGGGCGTGGCCGAGCGCGTCGGCGCCACCGACAGGGTAGCCGATGCGTTGCGCCAGGCAATCGTCACCCTCGAAGTTGCGCCGGGCACGCCGCTCGACAAAGCCGAGCTGACGACGCGATTCGGCGTCTCCCGCTTCCCCATTTCCGAGGCGCTCAACCGGTTGAAAAGCGAAGGCCTCGTCGACATCCGTCCGCAAAGCGGCTCCAGCGTGTCGCTCATCCGGCTTGCCGACGTAATGGAGAACCTGTTCATCCGCCGCGCGCTCGAGGCCGATGTCGCAGAAGCGCTCGCCCGCGCGCCGGACGACCGGATGATGGAGGACCTGCGGCGCAACATGCGCTACCAGAAGGCCGCGGTGGAAGCGGACGACCGCGAGGGCTTCCATTCCCTCGACATCGCCTTTCACGACCGCATGGTGCGTGCGCTTGACTATCCCAAGCTCCGCGCCATCGTCGAGAGCGTGCGGCTCGGCCTCGACCGGGTACGCCGGCTCCTGGGCACGCCGCGCCGCCACGCCGTCACCTATGCCGAACATCTGGCGATCATCGGCGCACTGGAGCGGGCCGACCCACCAGCCGCGCGCGCGGCCATGGCGGCACATATCGATGCCGTCATCGCGGAACTTCAAACCTTTTCCGGGGAACATCCCGAAGTCTTCGCCGACCGGGCGGCCAGCGCGAACCCTGAGAGATAA
- a CDS encoding Hsp20/alpha crystallin family protein yields the protein MNMRELIPWGRNGQTPTVYRDDDRNPFLSLHREVNRLFDDAFRGFDSRLPASARFPSFDVGWPNVEVSETEKHVKITAEVPGMEEKDVELLLDNGVLTLRGEKRVEDEDQEKQFSERYYGRFERRIPIGYEVDEDKVDARYKNGVLTVTLPKTEKAQSQVKRIAIKS from the coding sequence ATGAATATGCGTGAACTGATCCCGTGGGGTCGCAACGGACAGACCCCCACCGTCTATCGCGATGACGACCGCAATCCGTTCCTGTCGCTGCATCGCGAGGTGAATCGGTTGTTCGACGATGCCTTTCGCGGTTTCGACAGCCGCCTTCCGGCGTCGGCCAGGTTCCCGTCATTCGATGTCGGCTGGCCGAATGTCGAGGTCTCCGAGACCGAAAAGCACGTCAAGATTACCGCCGAAGTGCCCGGCATGGAGGAGAAGGATGTCGAGCTCCTTTTGGACAATGGCGTCCTGACGTTGCGCGGCGAGAAGCGGGTGGAGGACGAAGACCAGGAGAAACAGTTCTCCGAACGCTACTATGGCCGCTTCGAGCGTCGCATCCCGATCGGCTATGAGGTCGACGAGGACAAGGTCGACGCCCGCTACAAGAACGGCGTGCTTACCGTAACGCTGCCGAAGACGGAGAAGGCGCAGTCGCAGGTCAAGCGCATCGCGATCAAAAGCTGA
- a CDS encoding Hsp20 family protein: MRTAFDLSPLFRSSIGFDRVFDMIENASRVETIDNWPPYDIAKVGEDDYRITMAVAGFSQDELTVTYEPNMLMVSGQKADEDNGRYLHRGIAGRAFQRRFELADHVKVCGATLENGLLIIDLKRELPEEMKPRRIDIASGKALPKSRTRQIEAEKQAA; the protein is encoded by the coding sequence ATGAGGACCGCCTTCGATCTGTCACCTCTGTTCCGGTCCAGCATCGGCTTCGACCGGGTGTTCGACATGATCGAGAACGCGAGCCGCGTCGAGACCATCGACAACTGGCCTCCCTACGACATCGCCAAGGTCGGCGAGGACGACTACCGCATCACGATGGCGGTAGCTGGCTTCTCGCAGGACGAGCTGACCGTCACCTATGAGCCGAACATGCTCATGGTCTCCGGCCAGAAGGCGGACGAGGACAACGGCCGGTATCTGCATCGCGGCATCGCCGGACGGGCCTTCCAGCGCCGCTTCGAATTGGCAGACCACGTAAAGGTCTGCGGAGCGACCCTGGAAAACGGTCTGCTGATCATCGATCTCAAGCGTGAACTTCCCGAGGAAATGAAGCCGCGCCGGATCGATATCGCCAGCGGCAAGGCCCTGCCGAAGAGCCGAACGCGTCAGATAGAGGCCGAAAAGCAGGCCGCCTGA
- a CDS encoding fatty acid desaturase: MNPDVNGDAAINADARAWLAALAPYRKPSTFRSAIEIVITAVPFAALWTLAALAAINGWWWGLLLTIPAAGFLIRLFILQHDCGHGSLFGRRSTNDWTGRTIGVLTLTPYDYWRRSHAIHHATAGNLDQRGIGDIETLTVGEYRALSRWGRTRYWLYRHPVVMFGLGPAWLFICQYRLPIGFMRAGALPWVSTIATNLGIAVPVACLIWLMGLGPFLMVQLPITLMAATGGVWLFYVQHQFEETHWSEGEEWNFQRAALHGSSHYDLPAVLHWFTGNIGIHHVHHLSSKVPFYRLPQVLRDHPKLRDIGRITFWESLRCVKLVLWDEKARRLVSFREARAAA; the protein is encoded by the coding sequence GTGAATCCTGATGTAAATGGCGATGCCGCCATCAATGCCGATGCCCGCGCCTGGTTGGCCGCCCTTGCTCCCTACCGCAAACCCAGTACGTTCCGCAGCGCAATCGAGATCGTCATAACCGCCGTTCCCTTCGCGGCGTTATGGACGCTGGCCGCCCTGGCCGCCATCAATGGCTGGTGGTGGGGGCTGCTGTTGACCATTCCAGCGGCCGGTTTCTTGATCCGCTTGTTCATATTGCAGCACGATTGCGGCCACGGCTCGCTCTTCGGGCGGCGCAGCACCAATGACTGGACCGGCCGGACCATCGGCGTCCTGACGCTGACCCCCTATGATTACTGGCGCCGCAGCCACGCCATCCATCACGCGACCGCAGGCAATCTGGACCAACGCGGCATCGGCGATATCGAGACGTTGACTGTCGGCGAGTACCGGGCACTTTCTCGGTGGGGCCGCACACGGTACTGGCTCTACCGCCATCCCGTGGTGATGTTCGGCCTCGGCCCGGCTTGGTTGTTCATCTGCCAATACAGGCTGCCCATCGGTTTCATGCGTGCGGGTGCCCTGCCCTGGGTCTCCACCATCGCGACGAATCTCGGCATCGCGGTCCCGGTGGCGTGCCTGATCTGGCTGATGGGTCTTGGTCCGTTTCTCATGGTGCAGCTGCCGATCACGCTGATGGCGGCCACGGGCGGTGTCTGGCTCTTCTATGTTCAGCACCAGTTCGAGGAGACGCACTGGTCGGAAGGCGAGGAATGGAACTTCCAGCGCGCGGCACTCCACGGCAGCTCGCACTACGACCTTCCGGCGGTGCTGCACTGGTTCACCGGCAATATCGGCATCCACCATGTGCATCACCTGTCGAGCAAGGTTCCCTTCTACCGCCTGCCGCAGGTTCTGCGCGACCACCCCAAATTGCGCGACATCGGCCGCATCACCTTTTGGGAGAGCCTGCGCTGCGTGAAGCTGGTGCTATGGGACGAGAAGGCCAGGCGCCTCGTGTCGTTTCGCGAAGCGCGGGCGGCCGCTTAA
- a CDS encoding TraR/DksA family transcriptional regulator translates to MDDKAYSELLRRFRPRIEEELAEIDRLSEENAAWSAPVELDQQSVGRVSRIDAMQMQAMSQAVQRRRAGRRQLLLQALKRMDEGEFGYCSECGEEIALGRLNVDPGVIACVRCAE, encoded by the coding sequence ATGGATGACAAGGCATATTCAGAACTATTGCGGCGGTTTCGGCCACGGATCGAAGAAGAGCTGGCGGAAATCGACAGGCTGAGCGAGGAAAACGCGGCGTGGAGCGCGCCGGTCGAGCTCGACCAGCAAAGCGTCGGCCGCGTCTCCCGCATCGATGCGATGCAGATGCAGGCCATGTCGCAGGCGGTTCAGCGGCGGCGGGCAGGGCGGCGTCAGTTGCTCCTGCAGGCGTTGAAGCGGATGGATGAAGGCGAATTTGGCTATTGCAGCGAATGCGGCGAGGAAATTGCCCTCGGGCGCCTGAACGTCGACCCCGGCGTCATCGCATGCGTGCGGTGCGCCGAGTGA
- the ligD gene encoding non-homologous end-joining DNA ligase, translating to MKHETRDRFAGVKLSSPTKVLFDQQGVTKADLAAHYERVATRALPFIENRLLSLVRCPEGQTGQCFFQKHGGKGFRDEVKRETIVEKDGGRAEYLYVDNLAGLVAGVQMGTLEFHIWGSRIDKLERPDRLVFDLDPDEGLDFADVRQAAVDVKERLGAMGMETVALLTGGKGIHVIAPLERRVKWPLVKAFARGFAKRMASEESDRYLAQASKAKREGRIFLDWLRNERGSTAIAPYSTRAKPGCPVATPVSWDELETLQAANAFHLEDMADRLEQPDPWAEMAEWRQSITRKMLAAVGADADVPAL from the coding sequence ATGAAGCATGAAACGCGGGATCGGTTCGCCGGCGTAAAGCTGTCGAGCCCGACAAAGGTGCTGTTCGACCAGCAGGGCGTGACCAAGGCAGACCTTGCCGCCCATTATGAGCGCGTGGCCACGCGCGCACTGCCGTTTATCGAAAACCGGCTGCTGAGCCTCGTGCGCTGTCCGGAAGGGCAGACGGGGCAATGCTTTTTCCAGAAGCACGGCGGCAAGGGGTTCCGCGACGAGGTGAAGCGCGAGACGATCGTCGAAAAGGACGGCGGGCGCGCCGAATATCTTTATGTCGATAATCTTGCCGGGCTCGTTGCCGGCGTGCAGATGGGCACCCTGGAGTTCCACATCTGGGGCTCGCGCATCGACAAGCTGGAGCGGCCCGACCGGCTGGTGTTCGATCTCGATCCCGACGAGGGGCTTGATTTTGCGGATGTCCGGCAGGCGGCCGTCGATGTGAAGGAACGGCTCGGCGCCATGGGTATGGAAACAGTGGCCCTTCTGACCGGCGGCAAGGGCATCCACGTGATCGCCCCGCTGGAACGGCGCGTTAAGTGGCCGCTGGTCAAGGCCTTCGCGCGGGGTTTCGCGAAACGGATGGCCTCGGAAGAGAGTGACCGCTATCTGGCGCAGGCTTCGAAGGCAAAAAGGGAAGGGCGGATATTCCTCGATTGGCTGCGCAATGAGCGCGGGTCGACAGCGATCGCTCCCTATTCGACGCGCGCAAAGCCCGGCTGCCCCGTGGCGACGCCGGTTTCATGGGACGAGTTGGAGACGCTCCAGGCGGCCAACGCCTTTCACCTAGAGGACATGGCGGATCGGCTGGAACAGCCCGATCCATGGGCGGAAATGGCTGAGTGGCGGCAATCGATCACGCGCAAGATGCTTGCTGCCGTCGGGGCGGATGCAGACGTGCCTGCTCTATGA
- a CDS encoding LysR substrate-binding domain-containing protein, producing the protein MNAPLNHPMPLLELDVLRTFVAIAETGSFTAAANAVFRTPSAVSMQIKKLEELLGRSVFLRDARSVSLTADGEMLLGYARRLLALNREAVSKFVMPDISGIVRLGSPDDYGERVLPSVLKRFAETHPAIAVDVTIDQSANLRKRMAARQLDITLLTCSDCADTSDVEVLMTEPIVWAGTKGGCAHLREPLPVSLWEDGCAWRAAAVKALNEQGRDYRIAYMSAHTAGQRAAILAGLAVAPLPKTFLGGDLVELTEKDGMPKMGNYRLGMIVGPDASAPVRAAADHIRATFEMFAETGRF; encoded by the coding sequence ATGAACGCCCCACTCAACCACCCCATGCCGCTGCTGGAACTCGATGTGCTGCGCACCTTTGTCGCCATTGCCGAAACGGGCAGCTTCACCGCGGCGGCGAATGCCGTTTTCCGGACCCCCTCGGCCGTTTCCATGCAGATCAAGAAGCTGGAGGAGTTGCTGGGCCGGTCCGTTTTCCTGCGCGACGCGCGGTCCGTCTCGCTGACGGCGGACGGTGAGATGCTGCTCGGCTATGCGCGCCGGCTTCTGGCGCTCAACCGGGAGGCGGTGTCGAAATTCGTGATGCCGGATATCAGCGGCATCGTGCGGCTGGGCTCGCCCGACGATTATGGCGAGCGCGTCCTGCCGAGCGTGCTCAAGCGCTTTGCCGAGACCCATCCGGCAATCGCCGTGGATGTGACGATCGACCAGAGCGCCAATCTGCGCAAGCGGATGGCCGCGCGCCAGCTCGACATTACCCTTTTGACCTGCTCGGACTGCGCCGACACGAGCGACGTCGAGGTTCTCATGACGGAGCCGATCGTGTGGGCCGGGACCAAGGGCGGCTGCGCCCATCTGCGCGAGCCCTTGCCGGTGTCGCTATGGGAGGATGGCTGCGCATGGCGCGCGGCCGCCGTCAAGGCGCTGAACGAACAGGGGCGCGACTATCGCATCGCCTATATGAGCGCCCACACGGCAGGGCAACGCGCAGCGATCCTGGCCGGGCTCGCCGTCGCGCCGCTTCCCAAGACCTTCCTCGGCGGCGATCTCGTGGAACTAACCGAGAAGGACGGGATGCCGAAAATGGGCAATTACCGCCTGGGCATGATCGTCGGCCCGGATGCTTCGGCCCCGGTAAGGGCCGCAGCCGACCACATCCGTGCCACCTTCGAAATGTTCGCCGAGACCGGCAGGTTCTGA
- a CDS encoding GlxA family transcriptional regulator — MREDKPIKRSLVFFLVPDFTLVAFATALEPLRAANRMAGYEAYTWRLASFDGQPVRASNGVEIAVDFSLAEERQKMGGRERPTMVVICGGLNIENYANKSVFAWLREEYNRGVAVGGLCTGAHILAAAGLLANKRCAIHWENLPGFAEKYPKANVFADLFEIDSNIYTCAGGTASMDMMFQLIGEDFDDNLVNRVCEQMLTDRVRSPSDRQRLPLRARLGVQNSKVLTIIELMEANLSEPLSLVEIAAAVGLSRRQIERLFRQEMGRSPARYYLEIRLDRARHLLVQSTLPVVEVAVACGFVSASHFSKCYRELYARSPQQERADRKQLMAA; from the coding sequence ATGCGGGAAGACAAACCGATAAAGCGCTCCCTCGTTTTCTTTCTCGTGCCCGATTTCACGCTGGTGGCGTTCGCCACCGCGCTGGAGCCGTTGCGCGCTGCCAATCGCATGGCCGGTTACGAGGCCTATACCTGGCGGCTTGCCAGTTTCGACGGCCAGCCCGTTCGCGCCTCCAACGGCGTGGAGATCGCTGTCGACTTCTCGCTGGCCGAGGAGCGGCAGAAGATGGGCGGACGCGAACGGCCGACGATGGTGGTCATATGCGGCGGCCTCAATATCGAGAACTATGCCAACAAGTCCGTCTTCGCCTGGCTGCGCGAGGAGTACAACCGCGGTGTGGCCGTGGGCGGACTTTGCACCGGCGCCCATATCCTGGCTGCCGCCGGGCTGCTGGCCAACAAGCGCTGCGCCATCCATTGGGAAAACCTGCCCGGTTTCGCCGAAAAATACCCCAAGGCCAATGTCTTCGCCGACCTGTTCGAGATCGACTCCAACATCTACACCTGCGCCGGCGGCACGGCCTCCATGGACATGATGTTCCAGCTCATCGGCGAGGATTTCGACGACAATCTGGTCAACCGGGTCTGCGAGCAGATGCTGACCGACCGCGTGCGCAGCCCCTCGGACCGGCAGCGCCTGCCGCTTCGCGCCCGCCTGGGCGTGCAGAACTCGAAGGTGCTGACGATCATAGAGTTGATGGAAGCCAATCTGAGCGAACCGCTCTCGCTGGTCGAGATCGCCGCCGCCGTCGGGCTTTCCCGGCGCCAGATCGAGCGGCTGTTCCGCCAGGAGATGGGCCGCTCGCCCGCCCGCTACTACCTGGAAATCCGTCTCGACCGCGCCCGCCACCTGCTGGTGCAGTCGACGCTGCCCGTGGTCGAGGTGGCGGTCGCCTGCGGTTTCGTCTCCGCCTCGCATTTCTCCAAATGCTATCGCGAGCTCTACGCCCGCTCGCCCCAGCAGGAACGCGCCGACCGGAAGCAGCTCATGGCCGCTTGA
- a CDS encoding SRPBCC family protein translates to MATKIDIEPASEHELVLARIIDAPRANIFRAWTDPDVLKRWFTPAPWTTSRAELDVRPGGSSLVVMKDPDGNEYPNKGVYLEVVENEKIVLTDAYTEAWVPSGKPFFTLVLTLEDEGDGKTRYIARARHWTAEDREAHEKMGFHEGWGQCAGQLEAVAAKL, encoded by the coding sequence ATGGCCACCAAAATCGACATCGAACCGGCATCAGAGCACGAACTCGTGCTGGCGCGCATCATCGATGCGCCGCGCGCAAACATCTTCCGTGCGTGGACGGACCCGGACGTCCTGAAGCGATGGTTCACCCCCGCGCCGTGGACGACGTCGAGGGCGGAACTCGACGTGCGCCCGGGCGGCTCCAGCCTTGTCGTCATGAAAGACCCCGACGGCAACGAGTACCCGAACAAGGGCGTCTATCTCGAAGTCGTGGAGAACGAGAAGATCGTGCTCACCGACGCCTATACGGAGGCCTGGGTGCCTTCCGGCAAGCCCTTCTTCACCCTCGTCCTGACCCTGGAAGACGAAGGCGACGGCAAGACCCGCTACATCGCCCGCGCACGCCATTGGACGGCCGAAGACCGCGAGGCCCACGAGAAGATGGGTTTCCACGAAGGATGGGGCCAGTGCGCCGGGCAACTCGAGGCGGTGGCCGCGAAGCTCTGA
- a CDS encoding DUF1194 domain-containing protein, with product MDHDREPWRRLRKSALAALGVLSGLVLQPQSGGSQEVVDVELVLAVDVSLSMSQDELEIQRRGYAAALAHEDVVNAVLEGAHGRIAVTYFEWAGEFTQSVVVPWTTIASREDAVRLAERLSANPPSSARRTSISGALGFAADLLAESGYRGLRRVVDVSGDGPNNQGPPVTPARDRLTEQGVTINGLPLMTSGGLATSFDVEDLDIYYRDCVIGGPGAFMIPVNDWSQFPEAVRRKLVIELAGKPMEPPEGEGGVHFVLAQASAVDCLIGEKMWQNRSWMYRDS from the coding sequence ATGGACCATGACAGGGAACCCTGGCGCCGGCTGAGAAAGAGCGCGCTTGCCGCGTTGGGTGTTCTGTCGGGCCTGGTTCTCCAGCCCCAATCCGGCGGCTCGCAGGAAGTCGTGGACGTGGAACTCGTCCTGGCGGTGGACGTATCGCTGTCGATGTCGCAGGACGAGCTCGAGATCCAGCGCCGGGGCTATGCGGCCGCGCTTGCCCATGAGGATGTCGTCAATGCCGTTCTCGAAGGAGCCCATGGCAGGATCGCGGTGACCTATTTCGAATGGGCTGGCGAGTTTACACAGTCCGTGGTGGTGCCTTGGACGACGATCGCATCCCGCGAGGATGCGGTTCGTCTGGCGGAGCGCCTTTCGGCGAACCCGCCCAGCAGCGCGCGGCGCACGTCGATTTCGGGAGCGCTGGGCTTTGCGGCCGATCTGCTGGCCGAAAGCGGCTATCGCGGCCTGCGCCGGGTGGTCGATGTTTCCGGCGACGGACCCAACAATCAGGGGCCGCCCGTGACACCCGCCCGAGACCGGCTGACGGAGCAGGGCGTCACCATCAACGGGCTGCCGCTGATGACCAGTGGCGGCCTGGCGACGTCGTTCGATGTGGAAGATCTCGACATCTATTACCGCGACTGCGTGATCGGGGGGCCCGGCGCCTTCATGATACCGGTCAACGACTGGTCGCAGTTTCCGGAGGCCGTCCGCCGCAAGCTCGTCATCGAACTGGCCGGCAAACCGATGGAGCCGCCGGAAGGCGAGGGAGGCGTGCACTTCGTCCTCGCCCAGGCCAGCGCCGTCGATTGTCTCATCGGCGAAAAGATGTGGCAGAACCGCTCCTGGATGTACCGCGACTCGTGA